A genomic segment from Triticum dicoccoides isolate Atlit2015 ecotype Zavitan chromosome 1A, WEW_v2.0, whole genome shotgun sequence encodes:
- the LOC119349006 gene encoding bisdemethoxycurcumin synthase-like: MATLLSTVREIRRSQRAEGPAAVLAIGTANPANCVSQEEYPDYYFRVTKSQHLTDLKQKFKAMCQMTPTDKRYFHHTEELLDAHPDFLCRGKPSLDARLAITAVAAPELAASAAAKAIAEWGRPATDITHLVVSTNSGAHSPGADLRLASLLGLRVSVRRTMLYLNGCSAGAASLRLAKDLAENNRGARVLVVCIELTIVSFRGPEEADAHPHTLISQAFFGDGAGAVIVGADAVHTIEHPIFEMVSASQTMIPGTDRVLTMQLTEAGLDGHIFTKELVPIAAQHIDQCLTDAFQPLGVMSDGATLWNDLFFVVHPGIRGILDHIEGALQLETGKLAASRTVLREYGNMLGATVIFVLDEQRRRMEEDRGMRGEWGVMMGFGPGFTIETMVLHAVDSNTHNKN, translated from the exons ATGGCCACCTTGCTGTCGACGGTGCGGGAGATCCGTCGTTCGCAGCGTGCGGAGGGGCCGGCGGCCGTCCTCGCCATCGGCACAGCTAACCCGGCCAACTGCGTGTCCCAGGAGGAGTACCCGGATTACTATTTCCGGGTCACCAAGAGCCAGCACCTCACCGACctcaagcaaaaattcaaggccatGT GCCAGATGACACCAACGGACAAGCGTTACTTCCACCACACGGAGGAGCTCCTGGACGCCCACCCCGACTTCCTCTGCCGCGGCAAGCCGTCCCTGGATGCCCGCCTAGCCATCACGGCCGTCGCTGCGCCAGAGCTTGCAGCGTCAGCTGCAGCCAAAGCCATAGCCGAGTGGGGCCGTCCGGCCACCGACATCACCCACCTCGTCGTCAGCACCAACTCAGGTGCGCACTCCCCTGGCGCCGACCTCCGCCTTGCCTCTCTGCTCGGCCTCCGCGTGTCGGTACGTCGGACCATGCTCTACCTCAACGGCTGCTCCGCCGGTGCCGCCTCGTTGCGCCTTGCCAAGGACCTGGCAGAGAATAACCGCGGCGCACGTGTGTTGGTGGTCTGCATCGAGCTCACCATCGTCTCGTTCCGTGGCCCGGAGGAGGCAGATGCCCACCCACACACTCTCATCAGCCAGGCGTTCTTTGGCGACGGTGCTGGCGCGGTTATCGTCGGCGCCGACGCCGTGCACACCATCGAGCACCCAATCTTCGAGATGGTGTCCGCCTCACAGACCATGATACCAGGGACCGACCGTGTGCTCACCATGCAGCTAACAGAGGCCGGCCTCGATGGCCACATCTTCACGAAGGAGCTGGTTCCTATAGCGGCGCAACACATCGACCAGTGTCTCACGGATGCGTTCCAGCCGCTTGGAGTAATGAGCGACGGCGCCACCCTCTGGAATGATCTCTTCTTTGTGGTGCACCCCGGCATCCGAGGAATACTGGATCACATCGAGGGGGCACTCCAGCTGGAGACGGGGAAGCTCGCGGCCAGTCGGACTGTGCTCAGAGAGTATGGGAACATGCTCGGCGCCACTGTGATCTTTGTGCTCGATGAGCAACGGCGCCGGATGGAGGAGGACAGAGGGATGAGGGGCGAGTGGGGTGTGATGATGGGATTTGGACCTGGGTTCACTATCGAGACAATGGTGCTGCATGCGGTGGACAGTAACACGCACAACAAAAATTGA
- the LOC119295570 gene encoding probable carboxylesterase 3 has product MPPRNDKDGGEDITVDLYPFIREYKGGRVERFLRSPFVAATEDPAANRGVATRDVIIDNCTGVSARLFLPSDAAAAGERLPVIMYVHGGSFCTESAFGRTYNNYIRSLAARTGALVVSVEYRLAPEHPVPAAYDDAWAALQWVASLSDPWLSSYADPERTFLAGDSAGGNIVYNTAVRAAGRGTNIVDIEGLVIVHPYFWGVDRLSSSETVWDGVAMFTPDFVDRLWPYVTAGQLDNDHPWINPLDGDIASLMCRRVLVAVAEKDSLSGRGRRLAASMRNLMWADDQHAVTLVESEAEDHGFHLYNPMRATSKTLMESIIQFINQRPALPLPAAFPPERHELHLHACQGKDQTSYSAVQPILGVPTRPYVDVFGYGVAMKDSSGPKNTTRTSCLQIGGHERRSSPRTRRSGLSLGHPITSNMRFPLSATTSPGGGCVHFHKFMII; this is encoded by the coding sequence ATGCCTCCAAGAAATGACAAGGACGGTGGTGAAGACATCACCGTCGACCTCTATCCATTCATTCGCGAGTACAAGGGCGGCCGTGTCGAGCGCTTTCTGCGCAGCCCATTCGTGGCAGCGACGGAGGACCCGGCAGCCAACCGTGGAGTGGCGACGAGGGATGTCATCATCGACAACTGCACCGGCGTGTCAGCACGCCTCTTTCTGCCTTCCGATGCTGCAGCCGCCGGCGAGAGGCTTCCCGTCATCATGTACGTGCACGGTGGATCGTTCTGCACCGAGAGCGCATTTGGCCGCACATACAATAACTATATCAGGTCCCTCGCCGCACGGACTGGGGCTCTCGTCGTGTCTGTGGAGTACCGTCTTGCACCGGAGCATCCTGTGCCTGCGGCCTACGACGATGCATGGGCCGCGCTCCAGTGGGTGGCGTCCCTCTCAGACCCCTGGCTGTCTAGCTACGCCGACCCGGAGCGCACCTTCCTAGCGGGCGACAGCGCCGGCGGCAACATCGTCTACAACACGGCGGTGCGTGCGGCTGGCCGCGGTACAAACATCGTCGACATCGAGGGGCTTGTCATCGTTCACCCCTACTTCTGGGGGGTGGACCGGCTGTCCAGCTCCGAGACCGTCTGGGACGGCGTCGCCATGTTTACGCCAGATTTTGTGGACAGGCTCTGGCCGTACGTCACGGCTGGCCAGCTTGACAACGACCATCCATGGATAAACCCTCTGGACGGGGACATTGCCTCGCTGATGTGCCGGCGTGTGCTGGTCGCTGTCGCTGAGAAGGATAGCTTGTCTGGCCGTGGGCGCCGGTTGGCGGCTTCCATGCGCAACCTCATGTGGGCCGACGATCAACACGCGGTGACATTGGTGGAGTCAGAGGCCGAAGACCATGGCTTCCACCTCTACAACCCCATGCGTGCGACCAGTAAGACACTCATGGAGAGTATCATACAGTTCATAAACCAGCGCCCGGCATTGCCGTTGCCGGCCGCTTTTCCGCCGGAACGGCACGAGCTGCATCTGCATGCATGCCAAGGTAAGGACCAGACTTCCTACTCTGCTGTCCAGCCCATTCTGGGTGTGCCTACCAGGCCCTACGTGGACGTATTTGGTTATGGGGTGGCCATGAAGGATTCCAGTGGCCCAAAAAATACCACACGTACTAGTTGCTTGCAGATTGGTGGACATGAACGAAGATCATCACCCAGGACCAGAAGATCTGGATTATCTCTCGGCCACCCTATAACATCCAACATGAGGTTCCCGTTATCAGCAACGACGTCACCTGGGGGTGGTTGTGTTCATTTTCACAAGTTCATGATCATCTAA
- the LOC119295580 gene encoding sinapine esterase-like, whose translation MHTLLCAIFLILQLSPPMPVISSPSGGHYKSIFSFGDSLANTGNGPVIFERLSIFNRVTRPPYGSTFFGRPSGRDCDDRIIIDFIAENLGLPYVPATQVHNGSFHQGANFAVAAATTLDADFYHERDIPGAPSMFPLNTSLGVQLEWFESMKPYLCRTGRECKEFFGSSLFFVGEFGVNDYHFSFQKKTVQEVRSFFPDIVATISMAIERLITKHAAQSLVVPGVIPSGCSPPILTKFADGSPAAYDSKTGCLKAYNELGMHHNSLLQAELAKLQAKYRNVKIIYADYFGPVMDMVESPHKFGYDEQVLLICRWFVW comes from the exons ATGCATACGCTCCTATGTGCGATTTTCCTCATCCTCCAACTCTCGCCCCCCATGCCGGTGATCTCGTCACCCTCCGGTG GGCATTACAAATCTATTTTTAGCTTCGGCGACTCCTTAGCCAACACCGGCAACGGCCCTGTCATCTTTGAGCGGTTATCCATCTTCAATCGCGTCACACGACCTCCCTATGGCAGCACCTTCTTTGGCCGCCCCAGTGGACGAGACTGCGATGACCGGATCATCATCGACTTCATTG CTGAAAACTTGGGCTTGCCATATGTGCCCGCCACCCAGGTGCACAACGGTAGCTTCCATCAAGGTGCCAATTTCGCCGTTGCGGCCGCCACCACTCTTGACGCCGATTTCTACCACGAGAGGGATATCCCCGGTGCACCCAGCATGTTCCCCCTCAATACCAGCTTAGGAGTGCAGCTTGAGTGGTTCGAGTCCATGAAGCCATACTTGTGCCGCACAGGGCGAG AGTGCAAGGAATTCTTTGGCAGTTCCCTCTTCTTCGTTGGAGAGTTCGGCGTCAACGACTATCACTTCTCTTTCCAAAAGAAAACGGTACAGGAAGTCAGGTCCTTCTTTCCAGATATCGTGGCAACCATATCCATGGCCATCGAG AGGCTGATCACCAAACATGCTGCGCAGAGCCTGGTGGTTCCAGGTGTGATCCCGTCGGGATGTTCACCGCCGATTCTCACCAAGTTCGCTGATGGCTCACCAGCAGCATACGACTCCAAAACTGGTTGTCTGAAAGCTTACAATGAGCTGGGAATGCACCACAACTCGTTGCTGCAGGCTGAGCTGGCCAAACTCCAGGCCAAGTACCGGAACGTCAAGATCATCTACGCCGATTACTTCGGCCCAGTCATGGACATGGTGGAGTCGCCTCACAAGTTTGGTTA CGATGAACAGGTCCTCCTTATTTGTAGATGGTTTGTTTGgtaa